One segment of Triticum aestivum cultivar Chinese Spring chromosome 2A, IWGSC CS RefSeq v2.1, whole genome shotgun sequence DNA contains the following:
- the LOC123185458 gene encoding uncharacterized protein — protein MHEARPLAIRKYMATQGYKSLDKKAGRRFRLEKDKYMEVTPRWCVDKGECWERIMDYWCSKEYRVKNKDYRNRRAAMLDPPHHQGNLNVMEFSECWASHHNAPLPNLFVSYALAHKAPYRTATPYDENDTASAYSSKTAYDRMEKFKGMAKELKEPEYDVTTEPLYHALVMISGEGRKHGKEAIAGGMFPSSSRSSLPEYKARLGISKSSTCKRSTPAMVEMEARLAELRRVAAEERAEERRLADERTQQAVQQAVQQAVLAQTSQCFAMFVAYCTQNGMPAMTMPHQSGHGSNTDGSSHARGPSDNNLGGSPNV, from the exons ATGCATGAGGCGCGCCCTTTAGCCATCCGCAAATATATGGCAACTCAAGGCTATAAGAGTCTTGATAAGAAAGCTGGTAGGAGATTCCGTCTTGAGAAGGACAAGTACATGGAG GTTACTCCGAGATGGTGCGTCGATAAGGGGGAGTGTTGGGAGCGGATCATGGACTATTGGTGTTCCAAAGAGTACAGGGTGAAAAACAAAGATTATAGAAATCGGCGAGCCGCAATGCTGGATCCACCACATCATCAAGGCAACTTGAACGTTATGGAGTTCAGTGAATGTTGG GCGTCTCACCATAATGCTCCACTGCCCAACCTTTTCGTCTCGTATGCTTTGGCCCATAAGGCACCGTACAGAACAGCCACGCCTTACGATGAGAATGACACAGCGTCCGCGTACTCCAGCAAGACCGCCTACGATCGGATGGAGAAATTTAAAGGGATGGCAAAAGAGTTGAAAGAGCCCGAGTATGATGTGACAACAGAGCCTCTTTACCACGCGTTGGTCATGATCTCTGGAGAAGGCAGGAAACATGGCAAGGAAGCAATTGCAGGAGGCATGTTCCCTAGTTCCTCCCGTAGCTCTCTCCCTGAATACAAAGCTCGGTTAGGTATCTCAAAATCTTCTACATGTAAACGCTCGACTCCAGCTATGGTTGAGATGGAG GCCCGACTGGCGGAGTTGAGGCGAGTGGCGGCGGAGGAGAGGGCGGAGGAGAGGCGACTGGCTGATGAGAGGACGCAGCAAGCGGTGCAGCAGGCGGTGCAGCAGGCAGTGTTGGCACAAACTAGTCAATGCTTTGCAATGTTTGTG GCTTATTGTACCCAGAATGGTATGCCCGCTATGACGATGCCTCATCAATCAGGCCATGGATCTAATACTGATGGATCTTCACATGCACGAGGCCCAAGCGACAACAACCTTGGTGGTTCTCCGAATGTATGA
- the LOC123185459 gene encoding uncharacterized protein: MASVRRPCAVALLACAAAFLVTVGAQPKDNPILSDPNVVPIYMSPGAQPTVVSCYNQSSPSQAPECMIPVRRCPAGCRDLCYVHCPSCKLVCMCELAGTECYDPRFVGGDGNKFLFHGRRDADFCLLSDANLHINAHFIGKRNVKAARDFTWVQALGVRFGGHRLYLGVKRTVTWDNAVDRLVITFDGVPVELDAAPAASWSPASAPALSVFRIGAANGVVVRLDGRFRIVANAVPVTEEDSRVHDYGLTADDSLAHLNVAFKFNSISADVHGVLGQTYRPDYVSAGVDMGAKIPVMGGAAKYQVSDIFGTDCEVARFAGEDVVRVGAVDMIDEPADTMCGSGKGSAGLVCKK; this comes from the exons ATGGCGTCCGTCCGGCGCCCGTGCGCGGTGGCGCTGCTCGCCTGCGCCGCCGCATTCCTCGTGACGGTCGGTGCCCAGCCGAAGGACAACCCCATTTTGTCGGACCCCAACGTGGTCCCCATCTACATGAGCCCCGGCGCGCAGCCCACCGTGGTGAGCTGCTACAACCAGAGCAGCCCGTCGCAGGCCCCAGAGTGCATGATTCCGGTGCGCCGGTGCCCCGCCGGCTGCCGCGACCTCTGCTACGTGCACTGCCCCAGCTGCAAGCTCGTCTGCA TGTGTGAACTGGCCGGCACGGAGTGCTACGACCCGCGCTTCGTGGGTGGCGACGGCAACAAGTTCCTCTTCCACGGCCGCAGGGACGCCGACTTCTGCCTGCTCTCCGACGCCAACCTGCACATCAACGCGCACTTCATCGGCAAGCGCAACGTGAAGGCGGCGCGTGACTTCACATGGGTGCAGGCGCTCGGCGTCCGCTTCGGTGGCCACCGCCTCTACCTCGGCGTCAAGAGGACGGTCACCTGGGACAACGCCGTCGACCGCCTCGTCATCACCTTCGACGGCGTGCCCGTCGAGCTGGACGCGGCGCCGGCCGCCAGCTGGAGCCCGGCCTCCGCGCCCGCGCTGTCCGTCTTCCGCATCGGCGCGGCCAACGGCGTGGTGGTGCGCCTCGACGGCCGGTTCCGCATCGTCGCCAACGCGGTGCCGGTGACTGAGGAGGACTCGAGGGTCCACGACTACGGCCTCACCGCCGACGACAGCCTCGCGCACCTCAACGTCGCATTCAAGTTCAACTCCATCAGCGCCGACGTGCACGGCGTGCTCGGCCAGACCTACCGCCCGGACTACGTCAGCGCCGGGGTTGACATGGGCGCCAAGATCCCGGTGATGGGGGGTGCCGCAAAGTACCAGGTGTCGGACATCTTCGGGACGGACTGCGAGGTGGCGCGCTTCGCCGGAGAGGACGTCGTCCGCGTCGGGGCGGTCGACATGATCGACGAGCCGGCCGACACCATGTGCGGCAGCGGCAAGGGCAGCGCCGGGCTGGTCTGCAAGAAGTGA
- the LOC123189144 gene encoding uncharacterized protein, with translation MDVDRQETMEETILVGDDLMRGPPSPVVPKEIASHVLEGVELCDGILKNLFLCLQINDIEPFCQDEIVLYKQCAEKRDKEIRERLQDSEYKLGFSMPLEDAKERVTQLQSELTLLERRMILASGLPGMEGFRQRWSLHGQLGDTRKRLEALNRGMAKRESPSPPGEGTTPAVKKRWFF, from the exons ATGGATG TCGATCGACAAGAAACGATGGAAGAGACTATTCTCGTCGGTGATGATCTTATGCGTGGGCCACCTTCCCCTGTCGTACCGAAAGAGATTGCATCCCATGTCCTTGAAGGTGTTGAGCTCTGTGATGGTATCCTGAAGAATCTTTTCCTAT GCTTGCAAATCAATGATATTGAGCCATTTTGTCAAGACGAAATTGTACTATACAAACAATGCGCTGAGAAAAGG GATAAGGAAATAAGGGAACGACTGCAGGATAGTGAATATAAATTGGGTTTCTCGATGCCCCTCGAAGATGCAAAGGAAAGAGTCACTCAACTCCAATCAGAACTCACACTGCTCGAAAG GCGCATGATTCTTGCTAGTGGTCTTCCGGGTATGGAAGGATTTCGCCAACGATGGAGCTTGCATGGACAGCTCGGCGATACAAG GAAAAGGTTGGAGGCGCTGAACCGTGGGATGGCAAAAAGAGAGAGCCCAAGTCCTCCAGGCGAAGGCACAACACCTGCAGTTAAGAAGAGGTGGTTCTTTTAG
- the LOC123189145 gene encoding 60S acidic ribosomal protein P2A: protein MKFIAAYLLAYLSGNASPSAEDLTSILESVGCEIDNEKMELMLSQVKGKDITELLAAGREKFAAVPSGGGGVAVSAAAPAAGGAAAPAAESKKEEKVVEKEESDDDMGFSLFD from the exons ATGAAGTTCATCGCTGCCTATCTGCTTGCTTACCTCTCTGGCAACGCCAGCCCCTCTGCAGAGGACCTGACATCCATTCTTGAGTCAG TTGGTTGTGAAATCGACAATGAGAAGATGGAACTCATGCTGTCCCAAGTGAAGGGCAAGGACATCACTGAGCTCTTGGCTGCTGGTAGGGAGAAGTTTGCTGCGGTTCcatctggtggtggtggtgtggctGTTTCAGCCGCTGCTCCTGCTGCTGGTGGTGCTGCTGCCCCTGCAGCTGAGTCGAAGAAAGAAGAGAAGGTCGTGGAGAAGGAAGAGAGTGATGAT GACATGGGCTTCAGTCTGTTCGACTAA